Proteins encoded within one genomic window of Felis catus isolate Fca126 chromosome C1, F.catus_Fca126_mat1.0, whole genome shotgun sequence:
- the GPN2 gene encoding GPN-loop GTPase 2, translated as MAGAAPTTAFGQAVIGPPGSGKTTYCLGMSEFLRALGRRVAVVNLDPANEGLPYECAVDVGELVGLGDVMDALRLGPNGGLLYCMEYLEANLDWLRAKLDPLRGHYFLFDCPGQVELCTHHGALRSIFSQMAHWDLRLTAVHLVDSHYCTDPAKFISVLCTSLATMLHVELPHVNLLSKMDLIEHYGKLAFNLDYYTEVLDLSYLLDHLASDPFFRHYRQLNEKLVQLIEDYSLVSFIPLNIQDKESVQRVLQAVDKANGYCFGVQEQRSLEAMMSAAVGADFHFSTTLGVQEKYLASSDQSVEQETMQL; from the exons ATGGCGGGGGCCGCCCCGACCACGGCCTTTGGGCAGGCGGTGATCGGCCCGCCTGGTTCGGGGAAGACCACATACTGCCTGGGCATGAGTGAGTTCCTGCGCGCGCTGGGCCGGCGCGTGGCGGTGGTGAACCTGGACCCGGCCAACGAGGGGCTGCCGTACGAGTGCGCTGTGGACGTGGGCGAGCTGGTGGGGCTGGGCGACGTGATGGACGCGCTGCGGCTGGGGCCCAACGGCGGCCTGCTCTACTGCATGGAGTACCTGGAGGCCAACCTGGACTGGCTGCGCGCCAAGCTAGATCCCCTACGCGGCCACTACTTCCTCTTCGACTGCCCAGGCCAGGTGGAGCTCTGCACGCACCACGGCGCTCTGCGTAGCATCTTCTCCCAGATGGCGCATTGGGACCTCAGG ctGACTGCTGTCCACCTGGTGGATTCTCATTACTGCACAGACCCGGCCAAGTTCATTTCGGTACTGTGTACTTCTCTGGCCACGATGCTACATGTGGAGCTGCCCCATGTCAACCTGCTCTCCAAGATGGACCTCATTGAGCACTATGGGAAGTTGG CCTTCAACCTGGACTACTACACCGAGGTCCTAGACCTCTCCTACCTGCTCGACCACCTGGCTTCTGACCCTTTCTTCCGCCACTACCGTCAGCTCAATGAGAAACTGGTGCAGCTCATTGAAGACTACAGTCTGGTCTCCTTCATCCCTCTCAACATTCAG gaCAAGGAGAGTGTCCAGCGGGTCCTACAGGCTGTGGATAAAGCCAATGGCTACTGCTTCGGGGTCCAAGAGCAGCGAAGCCTGGAGGCCATGATGTCTGCTGCAGTGGGAGCGGATTTCCATTTCTCCAC
- the GPATCH3 gene encoding G patch domain-containing protein 3 encodes MAVPSEAEEEATVYLIVSGIPSGLRSAHLRNYFSQFREQRGCGFLCFHYRHRPERAPSQASPDTAPTPIGQVLAQTSVTDARTLSPPDSAPAQTRTCCCVISVRGTAQAQQLLRMYSGRRWLDTQGTWLPGRCYIRRLRLPTEASGFGPFPFKTRKELQSRKAQSEAFTLADLRQLPELNPPVLMPNGNVGTPLRVFLELIRACRLPPRIITQLQLQFPKTGSSRRYGNVPFKYEDSETVEQEDLVYTAEGEEIPQGSCLGDIPATSYGEPEEEGEKEEEEESRSDDDDDRGEEWERHEALHEDVTRQERTTERLFEEEIELKWEKGGSGLVFYTDAQFWQEEEGDFDEQTADDWDVDMSVYYDRDGGDKDARDSVQMRLERRLRDGQEDGSVIKCQVGTFERHTKGIGRKVMEQQGWAEGKGLGSRCSGVPEALDSDGQHPRCKRGLGYHGEKLQPFGQLKRPRGTGLGLISTIYDEPLPQDQGESLLRRQPPTSMKFRADVAFVRSSSCALDNPSEHE; translated from the exons ATGGCGGTGCCCAGCGAGGCGGAGGAGGAGGCCACAGTCTACTTAATAGTGAGCGGCATTCCCTCGGGTTTGCGCTCTGCCCATCTCCGGAACTACTTTAGCCAGTTCCGAGAACAGCGTGGCTGTGGTTTCCTGTGTTTCCACTACCGGCATCGGCCTGAGCGGGCTCCTTCCCAGGCTTCTCCCGACACTGCCCCAACTCCTATCGGCCAGGTTCTCGCCCAGACTTCAGTCACCGATGCTCGCACTCTTTCCCCTCCGGACTCTGCTCCCGCCCAGACCCGCACCTGCTGCTGCGTCATCTCGGTACGGGGGACAGCTCAGGCCCAGCAGCTTCTTCGCATGTACTCCGGCCGCCGGTGGCTGGATACTCAGGGGACTTGGTTGCCGGGTCGTTGTTACATCCGCAGACTTCGGCTACCTACTGAGGCATCAG GTTTCGGCCCCTTTCCTTTCAAAACCCGCAAGGAGCTGCAGAGTCGGAAAGCTCAGAGTGAAGCCTTTACTCTGGCTGACCTGAGGCAACTGCCAGAGCTGAACCCGCCAGTGCTGATGCCCAATGGAAATGTGGGGACTCCTCTGCGGGTCTTTTTGGAATTGATCCGGGCCTGCCGCCTACCCCCTCGGATCATCACCCAGCTGCAGCTCCAGTTTCCCAAGACAGGTTCTTCCCGGCGCTATGGCAACGTACCCTTCAAGTATGAGGACTCAGAGACTGTGGAGCAGGAAGACCTTGTGTATACCGCCGAAGGCGAGGAAATACCCCAAGGAAGCTGCCTGGGGGACATACCAGCCACCTCCTATGGAGagccagaggaggaaggggaaaaggaggaggaagaagagtcaCGCTCAGATGAC GACGATGACCGCGGTGAGGAGTGGGAGCGTCATGAGGCACTGCATGAAGATGTGACCAGGCAGGAACGTACCACCGAGCGGCTCTTTGAGGAGGAAATCGAGCTCAAGTGGGAGAAGGGCGGCTCCGGCCTGGTATTCTACACTGATGCCCAGTTctggcaggaggaggaaggag ACTTTGATGAACAGACAGCCGATGACTGGGATGTGGACATGAGTGTATACTACGACAGAG ATGGTGGAGACAAGGATGCCCGAGACTCTGTCCAAATGCGTCTGGAACGGAGACTCCGTGATGGCCAGGAGGATGGCTCTGTGATCAAATGCCAAGTGGGCACCTTTGAGCGCCACACCAAG GGCATTGGACGGAAGGTGATGGAGCAGCAGGGCTGGGCTGAGGGCAAGGGTCTGGGCAGCCggtgttcaggggtgcctgaggcCCTGGATAGTGATGGCCAGCACCCTAGATGCAAGCGTGGATTGGG GTACCACGGAGAGAAGCTACAGCCATTTGGGCAACTGAAGAGACCCCGTGGAACTGGCTTGGGGCTCATCTCCACCATCTATGATGAGCCCCTACCCCAAGACCAAGGGGAGTCGCTGCTCCGACGCCAGCCACCCACCAGCATGAAGTTTCGGGCAGACGTGGCATTTGTGAGGAGTTCCAGCTGTGCCTTGGACAACCCCTCAGAGCATGAGTGA